Below is a genomic region from Xylophilus sp. GW821-FHT01B05.
GGCTGCGCTCGAAGAACAGCCACAGCAGCACGATCAGTGCCGCCGAGGCCGCAAAGATGATGATGGTCTGGCCGCTGAAGTTGACCGGGCCAGCGGCAAAGCGCACGTCCCAGAACGGTGGGTTGCGAAAGCCTTCCGCACCGAAGAACAGCAGGCCCAGGCCGGTCATGGCCAGGTGCACGCCAACCGAGACGATCAGCAGCACCAGGGTGCTGGCCCCTGCCAGCGACTGGTAGGCCACGCGGTAGACCAGCGGGCCGAAGGCGGTGACGATGCAGACCGTGAGCAGCGCCTGCACCGGCAGCGGCAGGCCATGCGGCGCGGCCCAGGCCGACACCGCCGCGATCACGGCCGGCGCGGCAAAGGTGCGCAGCCCGGCCTTGAGTGCCGCACCGGCACCGCGCCCTTCGCGCAGCCCTGCGGCCAGATCCATCAGCGCGGCGACTGCGGCCACGATCAGCAGCAGCCAGACGGTGCCGGGCACCTGCCCGGTCTGGAAGATCGCCAGCGTGAGCGCGCCATAGGCCACGAACTCACCCTGCGGGATGAAGATGACGCGGGTCACCGTGAAGACCAGCACAATGGCCATGCCCAGCAGCGCGTAGATCGCACCGTTGGTCAGGCCGTCCAGCAGAAGAATGCTGGCGATGGAGAAGTCCATAAGGGGGAGGCGTGGGTTCTTAAAACAAGCGGGCGACCAAGCCTGTACAGACCCGGCCGCCCGAAAAGGGAGAGGAAATTTACTGTTCGACCTTGAACTCGCCGTTGACGACCTTGAGCATCACGCCGGTCTCGTTGGTGTAGCCCCAGTGGTCTTGCGCCGTCCAGTCGAGCACGCCATGTGCCAGCACGGTGCGGCCCATGGTCTCAAAAGCGTCGCGCAGCGCGGCGCGGAACTCTGGCGTGCCGGGCTTGCCCTTCTTGAGGGCAATCGGTACGGCCTTCTCCAGCACCACCAGCGCGTCAGAGCCATGGCCCGCGAACTGGTTGCGCGAGCCCGGGCCGTAGGCCTTCTCGTACTGTTGCACAAAGGCGATGGC
It encodes:
- a CDS encoding branched-chain amino acid ABC transporter permease; this translates as MDFSIASILLLDGLTNGAIYALLGMAIVLVFTVTRVIFIPQGEFVAYGALTLAIFQTGQVPGTVWLLLIVAAVAALMDLAAGLREGRGAGAALKAGLRTFAAPAVIAAVSAWAAPHGLPLPVQALLTVCIVTAFGPLVYRVAYQSLAGASTLVLLIVSVGVHLAMTGLGLLFFGAEGFRNPPFWDVRFAAGPVNFSGQTIIIFAASAALIVLLWLFFERSLYGKALRATAVNRLGARLMGISSQSAGRLTFAMAGLIGALSGLLIGPTTTVFYDSGFLIGLKGFVAGVIAGLSSYPGALLGALAVGVIEAFGSFWASSFKEVIVFTIVLPVLLWRSLRSGPDEEH